A window of Candidatus Saccharibacteria bacterium contains these coding sequences:
- a CDS encoding metallophosphoesterase encodes MATAASVSSASGRNVIVSVALGCAVAIIGYAVIVSLAAGPVASLESEEAVLSDSSMAYEDPTASESQAIMFKVGDSTDPGGGPDPGDQATIRIAAAGDIADNNGEQATSDIIMGDSSINTVLALGDLAYESGTSAEFAEKYDPTWGRFKNKTKPTPGNHEYYTDGASGYYQYWNNIEEYYSFDIGNWHLISLNSEINHSSDSEQMAWLKSDLAANASKQCTLAFWHTPRFSAGTHSDDDSVTPFFDELYTAGADLVLTGHSHIYERFAKSKSNGEVDEVRGIRNFVIGTGGTSLGSGGDTAATREFNDSSAHGVLMLDLKANSYDYKFVTVDGQTLDSGSDTCH; translated from the coding sequence ATGGCTACCGCAGCATCAGTTTCCAGCGCTTCCGGACGTAATGTCATCGTCAGCGTCGCACTGGGATGCGCGGTAGCCATTATTGGTTACGCAGTCATCGTCAGTCTGGCAGCCGGACCGGTTGCCTCGCTGGAAAGCGAAGAGGCCGTGCTGAGCGACAGCTCGATGGCATACGAAGACCCGACCGCTTCGGAGAGCCAGGCGATCATGTTCAAGGTCGGCGACAGCACTGACCCGGGCGGTGGTCCTGATCCTGGCGACCAGGCGACCATCCGTATCGCTGCCGCCGGTGACATCGCCGACAATAATGGCGAGCAGGCCACGAGCGATATCATCATGGGCGACAGCTCCATCAATACAGTGCTTGCGCTTGGTGACCTGGCCTACGAAAGCGGCACCTCCGCTGAGTTCGCTGAAAAATATGACCCTACTTGGGGCCGCTTCAAAAACAAGACCAAACCCACGCCGGGCAACCATGAATATTACACCGACGGAGCATCAGGTTACTACCAGTACTGGAACAACATCGAGGAATACTACTCATTCGACATAGGCAACTGGCATCTTATTTCGCTTAATTCAGAAATTAACCACAGCAGCGACAGTGAACAGATGGCCTGGCTGAAGAGCGACCTGGCGGCAAATGCCTCCAAACAATGTACACTGGCCTTCTGGCATACACCGCGCTTCTCGGCTGGCACGCATTCCGACGACGACTCGGTGACGCCGTTCTTTGATGAGCTTTACACCGCTGGTGCCGATCTTGTCCTGACGGGCCATAGCCATATTTACGAACGCTTTGCCAAATCTAAGAGTAACGGCGAAGTCGACGAAGTGCGAGGCATCCGCAACTTCGTCATCGGTACCGGCGGCACTAGCCTTGGTAGTGGTGGCGACACTGCAGCCACTCGTGAGTTTAATGATTCGAGCGCCCACGGCGTCCTGATGCTCGACCTCAAGGCTAACAGCTACGATTACAAATTCGTCACCGTTGATGGTCAGACGCTGGATTCCGGCAGTGATACCTGTCATTAG
- a CDS encoding prepilin-type N-terminal cleavage/methylation domain-containing protein, with amino-acid sequence MSARTSIKPTHRSQGFALIELIIVVVIVGVIGFAVWRVTQAQQTASTENTTQSQQANTMTEPKIENAKGLTAVETKLEAAELDDKALDELDTALDF; translated from the coding sequence ATGAGCGCCCGCACCTCCATCAAACCGACGCACCGCAGCCAAGGCTTCGCCCTGATTGAACTGATCATCGTCGTAGTCATCGTCGGCGTCATCGGCTTCGCCGTATGGCGCGTGACCCAGGCGCAGCAGACCGCCAGCACTGAAAATACTACGCAGTCCCAGCAAGCGAATACCATGACCGAGCCCAAGATCGAGAACGCCAAAGGCCTGACAGCCGTCGAGACCAAGCTTGAAGCAGCGGAGCTTGACGACAAGGCCCTGGACGAGCTGGACACCGCCTTAGACTTCTAG
- a CDS encoding MFS transporter, whose translation MFRRKFITRNIFLLGLVSFFTDMSSEMLYPVMPLFFASVGLSAVAMGMIEGVAEAVAGISKSFFGHLGDRLGRPEWFVRIGYGLSAVSKPLLGFVTSPAAFIAIRSADRFGKGIRTAPRDAILAGESQQKVRGRVFGFHRFMDTFGAAVGPLLALVIIAVFSLYDQLSAIFIFALVPGLAAVALTFMVRSHVKKPVVSRAVLHEAMRSYLGIFKPALYTPTYRKLLVGLVLVGIFNSSDAFLLLRASELVGSRQEIFGFPIENAIIVIGLYIIFNIAYALLSLVVGSLADARGYRNTFIAGLVAFAIAYSLLSRELSIGGLLLAFVIYALFAAVNDGLVKAWLSRQLPKERLGTGLGVANTVISLSFLVSSVVTGIIWEVFSSSAALSVMAIGMIVPIAYILMVIPRREPDAGQAT comes from the coding sequence ATGTTCAGACGCAAATTTATCACCCGTAATATATTCCTGCTGGGATTGGTCTCGTTCTTTACTGATATGTCCAGCGAAATGCTGTACCCGGTCATGCCGCTGTTCTTTGCCAGCGTCGGCCTGAGCGCGGTTGCCATGGGCATGATCGAAGGCGTGGCCGAGGCGGTGGCCGGTATCAGCAAAAGCTTTTTCGGACATCTGGGCGATCGCCTGGGCCGGCCCGAGTGGTTCGTGCGCATCGGCTATGGCCTGTCGGCCGTCAGTAAGCCGCTGCTGGGGTTCGTTACCAGCCCGGCGGCCTTTATCGCCATCCGCAGCGCCGACCGCTTTGGCAAGGGCATCCGGACTGCCCCGCGCGATGCCATTTTGGCCGGTGAATCACAACAGAAGGTCCGTGGCCGCGTCTTCGGTTTCCATCGGTTCATGGACACCTTTGGCGCAGCAGTCGGTCCATTGCTGGCCTTGGTCATCATCGCGGTCTTCAGCTTGTACGATCAGCTCTCCGCAATCTTCATCTTTGCCCTGGTGCCTGGGCTGGCAGCGGTCGCGCTGACGTTCATGGTGCGTTCCCATGTCAAAAAACCGGTCGTGTCGCGGGCAGTGCTGCATGAGGCGATGCGGTCATATCTTGGCATCTTTAAGCCGGCGCTTTATACGCCGACCTATCGCAAATTGCTCGTCGGTTTGGTGCTGGTAGGCATTTTTAATAGCTCGGATGCTTTCCTGCTGCTCCGTGCCAGCGAGTTGGTCGGTAGCCGTCAGGAAATCTTCGGCTTTCCGATTGAGAATGCCATCATTGTCATCGGCCTGTACATCATCTTTAACATCGCCTACGCGCTGCTGAGTCTGGTGGTAGGGTCGCTGGCAGATGCACGCGGCTATCGCAACACGTTCATTGCCGGGCTGGTCGCCTTTGCCATTGCCTACAGTCTGTTGAGCCGTGAACTTTCCATCGGTGGTCTGCTGCTGGCCTTTGTCATCTATGCTTTGTTCGCTGCCGTCAATGACGGCCTGGTCAAAGCCTGGCTGAGCCGTCAATTACCCAAAGAGCGGCTGGGAACCGGCCTGGGCGTCGCCAACACGGTCATCTCGCTCAGTTTTCTGGTGTCCTCGGTCGTCACCGGTATCATTTGGGAGGTATTCAGCTCGAGTGCCGCCCTTTCGGTCATGGCGATTGGCATGATTGTGCCGATTGCCTATATACTGATGGTGATACCGCGGCGCGAGCCGGATGCAGGCCAGGCGACCTGA
- a CDS encoding mechanosensitive ion channel family protein codes for MFSIFDIPENVTGTREKINHLIGQTWLGDNEIIKVIVVFLVAGLTAYLVSKVLAKIVVWIARQVAVEADNASSEERFVQLRRVETYLSVFIALMRFVIVVTAVLGAWYIVAPKTSDGTNTATAIGAGTIFAVTAGASLGILLRDITAGITMIIEQWFNVGDHIRVIPFAEIQGVVERMTLRSTKVRLISGEVTHIHNQHILGVIVTPRGVRTEMIDVFVDKLDPARKAIEELMKTLDRGPTMLATPMRIQEVEEVAKNLWRISIVGQTIPGREWVIENFFVDTLKSIDEENKSFKIVYGPIVRFVDETAEKRFKRAMRVKR; via the coding sequence GTGTTCAGCATATTTGATATACCAGAAAACGTAACGGGCACTCGCGAGAAGATCAACCACCTGATCGGCCAGACATGGCTGGGCGACAATGAGATCATAAAGGTCATCGTCGTCTTCCTGGTGGCCGGCCTGACGGCCTACCTTGTCAGCAAGGTGCTCGCAAAGATCGTCGTCTGGATCGCCCGGCAAGTGGCGGTCGAAGCGGACAACGCCAGCTCCGAAGAACGTTTCGTGCAGCTGCGGCGGGTAGAGACATACCTGAGCGTCTTTATCGCATTGATGCGTTTTGTCATCGTAGTGACAGCGGTACTGGGCGCCTGGTACATCGTCGCACCAAAGACCAGTGACGGGACGAACACGGCCACAGCCATCGGTGCAGGTACCATCTTCGCCGTAACCGCCGGTGCGTCATTGGGTATCCTGCTGCGTGACATCACGGCCGGCATCACCATGATCATCGAGCAGTGGTTCAATGTTGGCGACCACATCCGGGTGATTCCTTTTGCCGAGATACAGGGCGTCGTCGAGCGTATGACGCTACGATCGACCAAGGTACGGCTGATCTCAGGCGAGGTGACCCATATCCACAACCAGCATATCCTGGGCGTCATCGTCACGCCACGCGGCGTCCGCACCGAGATGATCGATGTCTTCGTCGACAAACTCGACCCGGCCCGCAAGGCCATCGAGGAGCTGATGAAGACACTTGACCGCGGACCGACCATGCTGGCGACGCCGATGCGCATCCAGGAAGTCGAGGAAGTGGCCAAAAACCTGTGGCGCATCTCCATCGTCGGGCAGACGATTCCGGGACGGGAGTGGGTGATAGAGAACTTTTTCGTCGATACGCTCAAGAGCATTGATGAAGAGAACAAGAGCTTCAAGATCGTCTACGGGCCGATAGTGCGCTTCGTCGACGAGACGGCAGAGAAACGCTTTAAGCGGGCGATGCGCGTCAAGCGCTAG
- a CDS encoding PKD domain-containing protein, whose translation MRRLSGRWRASIGRGLLLIAAALSVAALPLPASAHKPGQPSFLKINGKFVDYYPVVKAKPQRLALPQSMDVDHHLPGQPVSFTIDTSLLKVAYADVDDSSFSWDFGDGGTATGVEVGHVYQNPGSYILSIHADFPGKPRQLIESTSMQIFPDDAFALPRVNISVNGEKHFNDTGEITMLPGQDYRFEAALNTDGVVPQRFEWDFGDKRLQQGQSIERSFPPSVYEVFPVVRAYFSQGGGNFFVDNAVWLKNPDGVPPPSSAEESSGTYEQFKRQLERGISAIYDEGRVNLPLVVLVLLFAVIAGSLHSLTPGHGKAILAALLVGRDGKKYRDLLILTASITIAHTLVIYVIGFSFLVLSSQQSANSLIPYFEAASFVLVLILALYLIFSGLRRLHAAYRHRQAHKHGHDHGHGPGQHTHELPANSKRDTWSLILAGTGGGIVPCIDALSLMLLAISVGHVGFGLVLVLFFSLGLAGTIAILGLFLIAGKKRLLANEKRAQAIAIYAPLVSGILILILALLTLR comes from the coding sequence ATGCGGCGGCTGTCGGGGCGCTGGCGTGCATCCATAGGGCGGGGCTTGCTGCTGATAGCGGCCGCCCTGAGTGTTGCTGCCCTGCCACTCCCTGCGTCCGCCCACAAGCCCGGACAGCCATCATTTTTAAAGATCAACGGTAAGTTTGTCGATTATTACCCGGTCGTCAAAGCCAAGCCGCAGCGCCTGGCCCTGCCGCAATCTATGGACGTCGACCATCACCTGCCAGGCCAGCCCGTCAGCTTTACCATAGATACCAGCCTGCTGAAGGTCGCGTATGCCGATGTCGATGACTCCAGCTTCAGCTGGGATTTCGGTGATGGCGGCACGGCCACGGGAGTGGAAGTTGGTCATGTGTATCAGAATCCGGGCAGTTATATCCTTTCCATCCATGCCGATTTTCCCGGCAAACCGCGGCAGCTCATAGAATCGACATCGATGCAGATATTCCCGGATGATGCGTTTGCGCTACCCCGCGTCAACATCAGCGTTAACGGCGAGAAGCACTTTAACGATACCGGTGAAATCACTATGCTTCCCGGCCAAGACTACCGTTTTGAAGCGGCGTTGAATACTGACGGTGTCGTACCCCAGCGGTTTGAATGGGACTTTGGTGATAAGCGGCTGCAACAAGGCCAATCAATCGAACGCAGCTTCCCGCCAAGCGTATATGAAGTGTTCCCGGTTGTCCGTGCTTATTTCTCGCAAGGCGGCGGTAATTTTTTTGTTGATAATGCGGTGTGGCTGAAAAACCCCGATGGTGTGCCGCCGCCCTCCAGTGCCGAAGAATCATCCGGCACCTACGAGCAGTTCAAGCGCCAGCTGGAGCGCGGCATCAGTGCCATCTACGACGAGGGACGGGTCAATCTGCCCCTGGTGGTGCTGGTGCTGTTGTTTGCAGTCATTGCCGGTTCCCTGCACTCTCTGACGCCCGGGCATGGCAAGGCGATACTGGCGGCGCTGTTGGTGGGCCGTGATGGCAAGAAGTATCGCGACTTGTTAATTCTGACTGCCTCTATCACAATCGCGCACACCCTGGTCATCTATGTTATTGGCTTTAGTTTTTTAGTGCTCAGTTCGCAGCAATCGGCCAACAGCCTGATTCCCTATTTTGAGGCTGCCAGTTTCGTTCTGGTGTTGATCCTGGCGCTCTACCTGATTTTTAGCGGTCTCCGGCGCTTGCATGCTGCGTACCGGCACCGCCAGGCCCATAAGCATGGCCATGATCACGGTCATGGCCCTGGACAGCATACCCATGAGCTACCGGCCAACAGCAAGCGCGACACCTGGAGCCTGATCCTGGCCGGCACCGGTGGCGGTATTGTCCCCTGCATCGACGCTCTGTCGCTGATGTTGCTTGCCATCAGTGTCGGCCACGTCGGCTTCGGGCTGGTGTTGGTGCTCTTTTTCAGCCTCGGCCTGGCTGGTACCATCGCCATTCTGGGCCTGTTCCTCATCGCTGGCAAAAAGCGCCTGCTTGCGAACGAAAAGCGCGCCCAGGCAATCGCCATCTATGCCCCGCTCGTCTCCGGCATCCTCATTTTGATCCTGGCACTCTTGACGCTGCGCTAG